A portion of the Armatimonadota bacterium genome contains these proteins:
- a CDS encoding phosphatase PAP2 family protein: MGVGRQSSVTYVIGCLKVALGEDAVIRYNQPGNQGAVMINLGGIDAAAFRYINTELASPVMDKVMLDATTLGVGVVQAGLSLACIMWGWIGERVNIRRAGYAGLTAFALSGIAVQIAKHLWDRPRPLLAMYDVRVVGESLFVHSFPSGHTTTAFAVAVAISIFLPKLRWVLIPFAFITGLSRVYLGVHFPLDVLYGGLIGTLIGIWAAALVQRPCRTQ, translated from the coding sequence ATGGGTGTCGGCCGTCAGTCGTCGGTTACATATGTGATAGGCTGCCTTAAGGTCGCACTTGGCGAAGATGCTGTAATTAGGTATAATCAGCCTGGTAACCAGGGGGCTGTTATGATTAATCTCGGCGGCATTGATGCGGCTGCTTTTCGATATATAAATACAGAACTGGCGTCACCGGTGATGGATAAAGTGATGCTTGACGCTACGACACTGGGTGTTGGAGTAGTACAGGCGGGTCTGAGCCTGGCATGCATAATGTGGGGATGGATTGGAGAGCGTGTCAATATTCGCCGGGCGGGTTATGCGGGCCTGACGGCATTCGCTCTTTCCGGCATTGCAGTTCAGATCGCCAAGCACTTATGGGACCGTCCGCGTCCTCTGCTTGCTATGTACGATGTCCGAGTTGTAGGCGAGTCACTCTTTGTGCACAGTTTTCCGTCAGGGCACACCACGACCGCATTTGCTGTTGCGGTGGCCATATCGATATTTCTGCCGAAGTTGAGATGGGTTTTGATACCGTTTGCTTTCATAACAGGGTTATCCAGGGTATATCTCGGCGTGCATTTTCCACTTGATGTTTTATACGGCGGACTGATCGGCACTCTCATCGGTATATGGGCGGCAGCCCTGGTTCAACGCCCATGTAGAACCCAATAG
- a CDS encoding YihY/virulence factor BrkB family protein, producing the protein MRLPRPFIKAYRHIREILAEYNADNGSLVAAAVSFYVFLSLIPLALLAIAVFAFFLGSTAQAEQRIMDVLGAGSVGPGIGKMVEQVIQDRGAATGFGLLTFLWSGISLIVTLETAMNHVWNVEQRRSYLKKRLLSIAVLLMLIVLLGVSFGMTAAITAIRSRDLIPEFHLGWFWDTLTYLLPLAITIFTFTLFYKILPNTIVPWTSALAGGVFAGVMWELAKYAFSYYVANFADYNQVYGSLGGVILLLFWIYYSSVIVIYGAELASVRAGRYRML; encoded by the coding sequence GTGAGACTGCCGAGGCCGTTTATAAAGGCATACAGACACATAAGGGAAATCTTAGCGGAATACAATGCCGACAACGGTTCGCTGGTGGCGGCAGCCGTCAGCTTTTATGTGTTTCTATCGCTGATCCCGCTTGCCCTGCTTGCCATTGCCGTGTTCGCATTCTTTCTTGGTTCCACCGCCCAGGCCGAGCAGAGAATTATGGATGTTTTAGGAGCGGGTTCCGTGGGGCCGGGCATCGGCAAGATGGTCGAGCAGGTGATCCAGGACAGGGGCGCTGCCACGGGATTTGGTCTGTTGACATTTTTGTGGTCGGGTATATCTCTGATTGTAACGCTCGAAACAGCGATGAACCATGTCTGGAACGTCGAACAGCGGCGAAGTTATCTGAAAAAGCGGTTGTTATCGATTGCCGTGCTGCTGATGCTGATAGTGCTGCTGGGCGTTTCGTTCGGCATGACCGCCGCGATTACGGCAATTCGCAGCCGCGATCTTATCCCGGAGTTTCACCTTGGCTGGTTCTGGGATACTCTCACATATCTGCTGCCGCTTGCAATCACGATCTTCACGTTCACTCTGTTTTATAAGATACTGCCGAACACGATAGTGCCATGGACATCAGCGCTTGCGGGCGGAGTGTTTGCCGGGGTTATGTGGGAGCTGGCAAAATATGCGTTCAGCTACTACGTGGCAAACTTTGCCGACTACAATCAGGTCTATGGCTCTCTTGGGGGTGTTATCCTGCTGTTGTTTTGGATATACTACTCATCCGTAATAGTAATCTACGGCGCGGAACTGGCTTCGGTTCGCGCCGGTAGATACAGAATGTTATGA
- a CDS encoding phosphate/phosphite/phosphonate ABC transporter substrate-binding protein — MTRHYIWLLIIAITLCGCGKQKSSPVKSAPLGSAQNPIKMALVPSLDTKKLVISGEKLAELLKKETGLNYKVSVPTSYAAVISAMGAGNVDVGWLSPLPYVIAHDQYGVEVILTTVRNKSTKYFSAIIARTDTGINKLSDLKGKKFAYGDPVSTSGSIYPKHLIRTSGYDPEKFFSNVIYAGAHDKVVMAVYNKQVDGGAIYGGVVSDAREKVVDTIKDVMQKTHVIARSIDIPNDTVSVRRCMPPSLVKKIRDGLMKVASSDEGRIAVMSLYGIDGFVIAKDSDYDSVRKVAKIEKIELEKIDK; from the coding sequence ATGACTCGACATTATATATGGCTGCTGATTATAGCAATTACGCTGTGCGGATGCGGCAAGCAGAAATCAAGTCCCGTAAAGTCCGCCCCTCTGGGTTCGGCGCAAAACCCGATCAAGATGGCTCTGGTACCATCGCTGGACACTAAAAAGCTCGTGATCAGCGGCGAAAAACTGGCTGAGCTGCTCAAAAAAGAGACGGGCCTCAACTATAAAGTCAGCGTACCCACCAGCTATGCCGCGGTGATATCGGCTATGGGCGCCGGTAATGTCGATGTAGGCTGGCTCTCTCCCCTGCCCTATGTAATAGCGCACGACCAATACGGCGTGGAAGTGATCCTGACGACAGTCCGAAACAAATCCACCAAGTATTTCAGCGCGATAATCGCGCGCACGGATACCGGCATCAATAAGCTCTCAGACCTCAAGGGCAAGAAATTTGCCTATGGCGACCCTGTATCAACGTCCGGCAGCATATATCCCAAGCACCTGATCCGCACCAGCGGATACGACCCGGAAAAGTTCTTCTCCAATGTGATCTACGCAGGCGCGCACGATAAAGTGGTGATGGCTGTCTACAACAAGCAGGTGGACGGCGGCGCGATATACGGCGGAGTGGTGAGCGACGCCAGAGAGAAGGTCGTCGATACTATCAAAGACGTGATGCAAAAGACTCACGTTATCGCCAGGAGCATCGATATCCCCAACGACACTGTAAGCGTGCGCAGATGTATGCCGCCCAGCCTGGTGAAAAAGATTCGCGACGGCTTGATGAAAGTCGCATCATCCGACGAAGGCCGGATCGCAGTAATGAGCCTCTATGGGATCGACGGGTTCGTTATAGCAAAAGACAGCGACTACGACTCCGTGCGCAAAGTCGCAAAGATCGAGAAGATCGAACTGGAAAAGATAGACAAATAG
- a CDS encoding sigma-E factor regulatory protein RseB domain-containing protein, whose translation MIHRKLLAFLIPMLFAPALVFAANVNELLQKTETAEKHVSYRGTKVATFHFAGGLMSAKFKVVHLLPDQTRTEFFTPTALSGIIVIQDGPKFWKYYPRHNIWEESSSHLAIPADTIHEETLRNFDLRLIGTDTVAGRPTYIVFAMPHNRLDSARRVWIDKDCYLIMRSQIESPHGSVVNSSRFTSIQINPSDISSSAFKVTGKVRQARKTVDRRFNVIKPTYLPKGYKLIGISRMSVNGYCSAHLQFSNGASVISMFQRKAGKDAAISPVKSKVTNVLTWAHNGIRFMLMGDVPTSELRKIATSTK comes from the coding sequence ATGATACACAGGAAACTGCTGGCATTTTTAATACCGATGCTCTTTGCCCCGGCGCTGGTATTTGCCGCCAATGTAAATGAGCTGCTTCAAAAGACCGAGACAGCGGAAAAGCACGTCAGCTACAGGGGCACAAAGGTCGCGACATTCCACTTCGCGGGCGGGCTAATGTCAGCCAAGTTTAAGGTTGTCCATCTTTTGCCGGATCAGACGCGCACTGAGTTCTTTACTCCAACCGCGCTTTCCGGCATTATAGTTATTCAAGACGGCCCCAAATTTTGGAAGTATTACCCGAGACACAACATATGGGAAGAATCTTCCAGCCACCTCGCAATTCCTGCCGACACAATTCATGAGGAGACCCTGCGCAATTTCGATCTTCGCCTGATCGGCACGGACACGGTTGCCGGCCGGCCCACATATATTGTCTTTGCCATGCCTCATAACAGGCTCGACTCGGCGCGCAGGGTCTGGATCGATAAAGACTGCTATCTGATAATGCGTTCTCAGATAGAAAGTCCGCACGGCAGTGTAGTCAACTCTTCCAGGTTCACGAGCATCCAGATCAATCCATCAGACATATCTTCTTCGGCATTCAAAGTGACCGGCAAGGTAAGGCAGGCGCGCAAGACCGTCGACAGGCGTTTCAATGTAATCAAGCCCACATATCTGCCAAAAGGTTACAAACTGATCGGCATTTCCAGAATGTCAGTCAATGGGTATTGCTCGGCTCATCTGCAGTTTTCAAATGGGGCAAGCGTGATCTCGATGTTTCAACGCAAAGCCGGCAAAGATGCAGCCATATCGCCCGTTAAGAGCAAAGTCACCAATGTTTTGACATGGGCGCATAACGGCATTCGGTTTATGCTCATGGGCGATGTCCCCACATCCGAACTCCGCAAGATTGCTACTTCTACTAAGTGA
- a CDS encoding zf-HC2 domain-containing protein has protein sequence MNCKKFAVLISEYLDDSLAGHVRAEFETHVRECANCAGQLASMKRMTAALREMGTNRVPFDCWDAVKAKILEQQKAAQSRLPWMLRSAYAVPAFAFVMVLVLLLVLPVCIKNDRSTIDPASIPEYAQCISAHSRAQRQQVLGDPHVTFIAAEMENASLTTDSNAP, from the coding sequence ATGAATTGCAAGAAATTCGCCGTTTTGATATCTGAATATTTGGACGATAGTCTTGCCGGGCATGTGCGTGCCGAGTTTGAAACTCATGTCAGGGAGTGCGCGAATTGCGCCGGACAGCTTGCCTCAATGAAGAGAATGACGGCAGCGTTGAGAGAGATGGGCACAAATCGAGTTCCTTTTGACTGTTGGGACGCTGTCAAAGCAAAAATCCTGGAGCAGCAGAAGGCTGCACAAAGCAGACTCCCGTGGATGCTGCGTTCGGCATATGCGGTTCCGGCCTTTGCGTTTGTGATGGTGTTGGTTTTGCTGCTTGTGCTGCCGGTTTGCATTAAAAACGACCGGTCAACCATCGATCCGGCGTCAATTCCCGAATATGCTCAATGTATTTCTGCGCATTCTCGCGCTCAGCGCCAGCAGGTTTTAGGTGATCCGCATGTGACATTTATTGCGGCTGAGATGGAGAATGCAAGCCTGACTACGGACTCAAACGCGCCATGA
- a CDS encoding sigma-70 family RNA polymerase sigma factor: MESITCAPNKPITGFAIGREMSGLTDQTVVERVLGGDMDAFSILVNKYQDRIYSAVLNYVANRDDAVDITQETFVKAYSKLTTFNSGSAFYTWLYRIAVNAAIDFIRKRKSRPADSLDDDKYTEVGFEPVSHDMSTDPERVVVRSEQAHMLRSAIAKLSDKLRMALVLYDMEGLSQEEVAKVLNVPVGTVKSRVSRARTELKYLVGKQMGETL, from the coding sequence ATGGAGAGCATAACCTGTGCGCCCAACAAACCTATAACAGGATTTGCGATAGGACGCGAGATGAGCGGCTTAACGGATCAGACAGTTGTGGAGCGTGTGCTCGGCGGCGATATGGACGCCTTTTCGATACTGGTGAACAAATACCAGGACCGGATATACTCTGCTGTCCTGAACTATGTCGCAAATCGTGACGATGCCGTCGATATTACGCAGGAGACTTTTGTAAAGGCATATTCAAAGCTCACGACATTCAACTCCGGCTCCGCTTTCTACACCTGGCTGTATCGAATTGCAGTAAACGCGGCGATAGACTTTATAAGAAAACGCAAGTCCAGGCCTGCCGATTCGCTGGATGATGATAAATATACTGAAGTTGGTTTCGAGCCGGTCTCTCACGATATGTCTACCGACCCGGAGAGAGTCGTGGTCAGGTCTGAGCAGGCGCATATGCTCAGAAGCGCGATCGCAAAGCTTTCTGATAAACTGAGAATGGCGCTGGTGCTTTATGATATGGAAGGACTCTCTCAGGAAGAAGTCGCGAAAGTACTCAATGTGCCGGTGGGAACTGTCAAGTCACGGGTGTCGAGGGCGCGCACTGAACTCAAATACCTGGTGGGCAAGCAAATGGGTGAAACGTTATGA
- a CDS encoding NAD(P)/FAD-dependent oxidoreductase produces MRKHDVAIIGAGPAGIMASITAAHNGKRVVLIEKNPQIGRKLLSTGNGRCNLTNKDITVDRYHGAAPTFIETVINQFDQYATMDFFQDLGLVLKEEDSGRIFPRTNQASSVVDVLQQSLVRSRVDVLCDSQVAEIERSAVWKISLTNGKQFESDEVVIATGGRAAHHLGSTGDGLHWAKKLGHSLTSTYAALVPVETVEIWPKDVQGVKVEACVWATSGNKTISESSGDLLFTSYGVSGPTVMAQAGVIAPLLKTSQVMLHIDLFPDMTEDHLDQIVLHVFQNGGKRAVKDSLVGLLPGRMIPVILRFAGIGELERSGDISKRKRLDVVRNIKDITLTVSKLRPLKEAQVTAGGVNTEEIDAQSLQSKLVCGLYFAGEIIDVDGDSGGFNLQWAWSSGHVAGMIIK; encoded by the coding sequence ATGAGAAAGCATGATGTAGCGATCATCGGGGCCGGTCCTGCGGGAATAATGGCATCTATTACCGCTGCCCACAACGGAAAGCGCGTTGTCTTGATAGAAAAGAACCCTCAGATTGGCAGGAAGCTTCTGTCGACCGGCAACGGACGCTGCAATTTGACCAATAAGGACATAACAGTTGATCGATATCATGGCGCCGCCCCGACATTTATCGAGACAGTAATCAACCAGTTTGATCAATATGCGACCATGGATTTCTTTCAGGATTTAGGGCTGGTTCTAAAAGAAGAGGACAGTGGCAGAATTTTCCCCCGGACTAACCAGGCGTCGAGCGTCGTGGACGTTCTGCAACAAAGTCTCGTGCGCAGCAGAGTCGATGTCCTGTGTGATTCGCAGGTCGCGGAAATCGAGAGATCAGCCGTGTGGAAGATATCCTTAACCAACGGCAAACAATTTGAGTCTGACGAAGTGGTAATAGCGACCGGTGGGAGGGCTGCTCATCACCTGGGTTCCACCGGTGACGGACTGCACTGGGCTAAGAAACTGGGGCACTCGCTCACCTCGACTTATGCTGCCCTCGTCCCTGTCGAGACAGTTGAGATATGGCCGAAGGATGTTCAGGGTGTCAAAGTAGAAGCCTGCGTTTGGGCAACGTCCGGCAACAAAACTATCAGCGAAAGCTCGGGGGATCTTTTATTTACCAGTTATGGAGTTTCAGGCCCTACCGTTATGGCTCAAGCGGGGGTTATCGCTCCATTGCTCAAAACGTCTCAGGTAATGCTTCATATCGATTTGTTCCCGGATATGACGGAAGATCACCTGGACCAAATCGTCTTGCATGTTTTTCAAAACGGCGGTAAAAGAGCGGTCAAGGATTCTCTGGTAGGGCTCCTGCCCGGTAGAATGATCCCCGTTATTCTTAGATTCGCGGGAATTGGCGAACTCGAGCGGTCCGGAGACATTTCAAAGCGCAAGCGGCTGGATGTTGTCAGAAATATAAAGGACATCACTCTGACTGTCTCAAAACTTCGTCCTCTTAAAGAGGCCCAGGTCACAGCAGGTGGGGTAAATACCGAAGAAATCGATGCTCAATCTTTACAGTCAAAGCTGGTATGCGGTTTGTATTTTGCCGGTGAAATAATAGATGTTGATGGTGATTCCGGAGGATTTAATCTGCAATGGGCCTGGTCCAGTGGGCATGTTGCCGGTATGATCATCAAGTAA
- a CDS encoding DUF378 domain-containing protein → MRTLSITALVLMVVGAINWLLIGVFGFNLVTAIFGYSTAGIVVTRILYILVGLAGLHGISMLTRLSEARDDVCVPGHARVAGMQ, encoded by the coding sequence ATGAGAACCTTAAGCATAACGGCGCTGGTCTTAATGGTTGTCGGCGCAATCAACTGGCTGCTTATAGGCGTATTCGGATTCAACCTGGTTACCGCGATATTCGGCTATTCGACAGCCGGAATCGTTGTGACTCGCATACTGTATATATTGGTCGGGCTTGCTGGCCTACATGGCATCTCCATGCTTACCAGGCTCTCCGAAGCCCGTGACGACGTATGCGTACCCGGACACGCCAGAGTCGCAGGCATGCAATAG